A region of Pseudorasbora parva isolate DD20220531a chromosome 14, ASM2467924v1, whole genome shotgun sequence DNA encodes the following proteins:
- the LOC137039746 gene encoding CD48 antigen-like, with protein sequence MRYRELAPQSVRAEGQCGNDMFGVFADTDAVKSVSVTEGDSVTLNSDVTEVKRDYHILWVFKVDNSETRIAEIHKQIINTYNSNETFRYRLQMDSQTGSLTIRNIRSEHTGLYKLTVISNTRISYKSFNVTVYAPLPAPVIARDSLDCSPSSSSSSSESRCSLVCSAVNVSHVTLSWFKGNSLLSSISVSDLSISLSLPLEVEYQDKNTYSCVLNNPIRNHTTHLDITDLCHTCEELRPLHWVGILVGLVILLVLSAVVVKIFFRRKLKQATQQVQTCEEDVLYSKTTFRARSVHSTKATGENYVIYAAVNVT encoded by the exons atgcgttacagaGAGCTGGCACCTCAGTCGGTGAGGGCAGAAGGGCAGTGTGGTAATGACATGTTCG gtgtgtttgcaGATACAGATGCAGTGAAATCAGTGTCAGTGACTGAGGGAGATTCTGTCACTCTAAACTCTGATGTTACTGAAGTAAAGAGAGATTATCATATACTGTGGGTGTTTAAAGTTGACAATTCAGAGACTCGTATCGCTGAAATCCATAAGCAGATCATTAATACGTATAACAGTAATGAGACATTCAGATACAGACTCCAGATGGACAgtcaaactggatctctgactATCAGAAACATCAGATCTGAACACACTGGACTTTATAAACTAACCGTCATCAGCAACACTCGGATCTCATACAAGAGTTTTAATGTGACTGTATATG CTCCTCTACCTGCTCCTGTCATCGCTAGAGACTCTTTAGACTGTtcgccatcatcatcatcatcatcatcagagtCCAGATGTTCACTGGTGTGTTCAGCTGTGAAtgtgagtcatgtgactctctcctggttcaaaggaaacagtttattgtccagcatcagtgtgtctgatctcagcatcagtctctctctacctctggaggtggaatatcaggataaaaacacctacagctgtgtgCTCAACAATCCCATCAGAAACCACACCACACATCTGGACATCACGGATCTCTGTCACACATGTGAAG AACTGCGCCCATTACATTGGGTGGGAATATTGGTTGGTTTGGTGATTCTACTGGTTCTATCAGCTGTGGTGGTGAAAATCTTTTTCAGAAGGAAGCTTAAACAAGCAACACAACAGG tCCAGACTTGTGAGGAAGATGTACTGTATTCCAAAACAACATTTCGTGCACGCAGTGTTCACAGTACG AAAGCTACCGGAGAAAACTATGTCATATATGCGGCTGTTAATGTAACATGA